GATGCGGGCGATGAGCCGCTCCGCGTGCTTCATCTCGTCGATGGAGCGCTTCCGGAAATGGTCATGGAGCTTGTCGTAGCCCCAATTCTCGCACATCTCGGCGTGCACCATGTACTGGCTGATGGCGGTCAGCTCGTCGGACAGCAATGAGTTCAGCGTGTCGATCAGTTTCGCGTCGCCCTTCATGCGTTCCTCCTCCCGGCTCCGGCCCGGTAGCAAGGATGATTCTAACTAATTATGATGCCGGGCGGACGTCACGGGGGACGCAAAGGCGCGGCCGGGCGCAATCTGCGCGCGAGGTTTTGTAATATGGTGGCACGATGGTCTTACGCGCGGAGGGCGGCGGCAAGAGCCGCTTCGACTGGGGCTTCATCGCGGCCGTGGCCGGGCTGGTCCTGATGGGAGGCCTCGCCGTCTTCTCCGCGGCCAACCCGCTGCCCTACTACGGACAGATCATCCAGAGGCACCTCCTGGCCTTGGCCCTGGGCGCGGCCCTCTTCGTCTTCGCCATGAGCTTCAACTACCAGGTTTACCAAGACCAGTCCAAAGCCCTCTACGGCTTGGCCCTGGCTCTGCTCGTCTGCGTCGTCACTTTGGGCACCGCCCACAAAGGCCACAAGGCCTGGCTCGGCCTCGGGTTCATCTCCTTCCAGCCCTCGGAGCTGTCCCGCACCGCCATGATCCTGGTCCTGGCCGCCTTTCTGAGCCGGCGCGTGCGGCGGGCGGCGGAGCTGGAGACCGTGCTCTACTCATTCGTCATCCTCTTCCCGGTCCTCGCGCTGATCCTCAAGGAGCCGGATTTCGCGACCTTCCTGTCCTTCCTCCCCATCGCGCTGGGGATGCTCTTCTGCGCGGGCGCCAGCGCGCGCCACCTCAGCGCCATCACGGGCTACGGCCTGGTCGCCCTGGGACTGCCCATGCTCATCACCTGGTGCCAGATCCGCTACGCGGCCCCGCAGCCCAATTCCTGGCCCGACCTGCTCATGCGCGCCACCCATTTCGGCTGGGCCGCGGCGGGGGCCATGCTGGCCTCGGTGCTGCTGAGCCTCGCGGCCTGGCGCCTGGCGGGGATGCTGCGCCTGCAGATGCGGACGGTCACCTTCATCGCCATCCCCATCATCTTCAGCGCGGGCCTGCTCACCGGCATCGCGGTCAACGCCAAGCTCAAGGGCTACCAGAGGAACCGCTTCGTGGCCTACGTGGCGCCCCAGGAGGACATCCAGGGGGCGGCCTACCACGTCCATCAGTCCCAGATCGCCATCGGCTCGGGCGGGCTGCTGGGCAAGGGGCTCTTCTCGGGCACGCAATCCCAACTGGGGTTCCTGCCCGAGCGCCATACCGACTTCATCTACGCCGTGGTGGGCGAGGAGATGGGCGTCTGGGGCACGCTGAGCATACTCGGGCTCTACCTGCTGCTGCTCTGGCGCATGGTGGTGGCCGGGCGCTGCGCCCGCGACACCTACGGCTATCTGGTCTGCTGCGGGTTCGTCTCCATGTTCGCCTTCTCGCTCGCGCTCAACATGGGGATGTGCCTGGGCGTCATCCCGGTGGCGGGCATCCCCCTGCCGCTCATCTCTTACGGCGGTTCGAGCCTGGCCATCACCCTTTGGTCTTTGGGCATCGTGGCCAACATCTACGCCCGCCGCTACGCCCTCCTCTGAGATCGTCCTCGGGGAAGGCGTCGACGGTCGTGGGCTACCCGGACTTCCGCCGCGTCTGCTCCGCCTCCAGGGCCGCCTGAGCCAGGACCCACTCGCCCTCCAAGGCCGCCATGAGTCCCGCCGCCCGGGCGACGGCCCCCGACTTCCCGATGGCTTCCAGGTGGAGGCAAAGCCTCTGCATGCGCCGAACCCCCATATTCCCGCTGGAACCCTTGAGCGCATGGGCGGCGAGTTCCAACGCCTTCGCGTCCCCCGACTCGACGGCGCCGCGCAACGCCGCCAGCCGCTTCGCGGCTTCCTCCAGGAAGTCTCTGATGAGGCCGTCCAGGTAGCCGGGGTCCTCGGCGCCCCCGAGTTCCCGGAGGGCCGCCAGGGCGGCCGCATCCACCGCCATGTCCCAGCGTCCGAGGACCTTCTCCAAGTCCTCGATGCGGACAGGCTTGGAGATGTAATCGTCCATGCCGGCCGCAAGGCATTTCTCGCGGTCCCCCTCCAACGCGCTCGCCGTCATGGCGATGACCGGGGTATGCTTGCGGCCCCCCTCGCCCTTGCGTATCTCGGCCGTGGCCTGAAAGCCGTCCATCTCCGGCATCTGACAGTCCATGAAGACCAGGTCATACGGGATGCGCTTGAGGGCCTCCAGAGCCTCGATGCCGTCGGCGGCCACGTCCGCCTCGTAGCCCAGCCGATGGAGCTGGCGCACCGCCACTTTCTGGTTGACCGCGTTATCCTCGGCCACGAGCACACGGAAGAACCTGCGCGCGGCGGTCCCCTGGACCGGGCCGCCGCGCCGCGGTCCGCTGGCCGCCGGCGCCGCCTTTCCCAAGGCCCGGAGCAGACCGTCATAGAGCGCGGCTTGCCGCACGGGTTTGACGAGGCATTGCCAGAAGCCCGCCGCGCCGAGCTCCTCGGCGGTGGACGCGCGGCCGAGCGGGGACATCAGCACGAGCCGCACCCCCGCGAGCGCCGGGTCGCCGCGCACCGCCCGCGCCAGGGCCAGCCCGTCCATCTGCGGCATGCGTTGGTCTACGAGGGCGACCTGGTACGGACGCGCCTGAGCCGCCGCCTGCCGCAGCTTGGCCAGGGCCTCGGCGCCCCCGGCCGCCGCTTCGGCTTCCATCTTCCAGGAGACGAGCTGGCGGCGCACGATCTCGCGGTTGGCGGCGTTGTCGTCGACCACGAGCGCCCGGACGCCTTCGAGGTCCTTGCGCTCCGGCGCCGGCGCGGGCTCCGGCTGGACTTCGAGGGGGAGGCAGAAGAAGAAGGTCGAACCTCGGCCGGGCTCGCTCTGGACCCCGATCGTGCCCCCCATCAGCTCCACGAGCTTCTTGGAGATGGTCAGCCCCAACCCGGTCCCGCCGTACTTGCGGGTCGTCGAGGCGTCCGCCTGGGTGAAGGACTGGAAGATGACGCGCTGGCCCTCGGGCGAGATGCCGATGCCGGAATCGCGCACCTCGAACCGGATCGAAGTCCGAGCGCCCGACTCCTCTGCTCTGGCGACGCGCAGGACGACCTCGCCGCGCTCGGTGAACTTGACGGCGTTGGCCAGGAGGTTCAGGAGGATCTGCCGGATGCGGCCCGCGTCGCCGCGCAGGAAGACCGGGACCTCGGGCTCCAC
Above is a window of Elusimicrobiota bacterium DNA encoding:
- a CDS encoding FtsW/RodA/SpoVE family cell cycle protein, whose amino-acid sequence is MVLRAEGGGKSRFDWGFIAAVAGLVLMGGLAVFSAANPLPYYGQIIQRHLLALALGAALFVFAMSFNYQVYQDQSKALYGLALALLVCVVTLGTAHKGHKAWLGLGFISFQPSELSRTAMILVLAAFLSRRVRRAAELETVLYSFVILFPVLALILKEPDFATFLSFLPIALGMLFCAGASARHLSAITGYGLVALGLPMLITWCQIRYAAPQPNSWPDLLMRATHFGWAAAGAMLASVLLSLAAWRLAGMLRLQMRTVTFIAIPIIFSAGLLTGIAVNAKLKGYQRNRFVAYVAPQEDIQGAAYHVHQSQIAIGSGGLLGKGLFSGTQSQLGFLPERHTDFIYAVVGEEMGVWGTLSILGLYLLLLWRMVVAGRCARDTYGYLVCCGFVSMFAFSLALNMGMCLGVIPVAGIPLPLISYGGSSLAITLWSLGIVANIYARRYALL
- a CDS encoding response regulator — translated: VRHGEGPAARTQGHAEEARLVARVLAERRILSAGGSRGWSAAPLLQNRPDGPAPLGAVVVGFPESRPPDPELEQTLLEISRLLRNARLTQQHLEHQQVLGAVTDQSADAIYITGQDSRIVSWNAAAEQLFGYSPAEAIGRAADFLVPPERMAELEVKDAQALAEGRVKNFETVRLRKDGSPVPVEATFFLLRDEKARPFGTVRVFRDITERKVMEKALVDARDAAQQAERAKAEFLANMSHEIRTPMNAIIGMTGLLLDTGLDATQREYATVVKNGGEGLLEIINEILDFSKIGAGRMSIEVVDFDLREAVEGVVELVAPRAAEKGIELASSVEPEVPVFLRGDAGRIRQILLNLLANAVKFTERGEVVLRVARAEESGARTSIRFEVRDSGIGISPEGQRVIFQSFTQADASTTRKYGGTGLGLTISKKLVELMGGTIGVQSEPGRGSTFFFCLPLEVQPEPAPAPERKDLEGVRALVVDDNAANREIVRRQLVSWKMEAEAAAGGAEALAKLRQAAAQARPYQVALVDQRMPQMDGLALARAVRGDPALAGVRLVLMSPLGRASTAEELGAAGFWQCLVKPVRQAALYDGLLRALGKAAPAASGPRRGGPVQGTAARRFFRVLVAEDNAVNQKVAVRQLHRLGYEADVAADGIEALEALKRIPYDLVFMDCQMPEMDGFQATAEIRKGEGGRKHTPVIAMTASALEGDREKCLAAGMDDYISKPVRIEDLEKVLGRWDMAVDAAALAALRELGGAEDPGYLDGLIRDFLEEAAKRLAALRGAVESGDAKALELAAHALKGSSGNMGVRRMQRLCLHLEAIGKSGAVARAAGLMAALEGEWVLAQAALEAEQTRRKSG